The following proteins are encoded in a genomic region of Thermothielavioides terrestris NRRL 8126 chromosome 5, complete sequence:
- a CDS encoding 60S ribosomal protein L20, whose translation MGRLHEYQVIGRHLPTEANPTPNLYRMRIFAPNEVVAKSRFWYFLRGLRKVKKATGEIVSVNEISEKHPLKVKNFGIWIRYDSRSGTHNMYKEYRETSRTAAVEALYADMAARHRARFRSIHILRVVELEKTEDIRRPYIKQLVQKNLSFPLPHRVPKINTKKIFSATRPSTFA comes from the exons ATGG GCCGTCTTCATGAGTACCAGGTGATCGGGCGCCATCTGCCCACGGAGGCCAACCCGACTCCTAACCTGTACCGCATGCGCATCTTCGCCCCGAACGAGGTCGTTGCCAAGTCCCGCTTCTGGTATTTCCTCCGTGGTCTCCGCAAGGTCAAGAAGGCCACTGGTGAGATCGTCAGCGTCAATGAG ATTTCCGAGAAGCACCCCCTCAAGGTGAAGAACTTCGGCATCTGGATCCGCTACGACTCGCGGTCAGGCACGCACAACATGTACAAGGAGTATCGCGAGACCTCGAGGACCGCCGCTGTCGAGGCCCTGTACGCCGACATGGCTGCCCGCCACCGTGCCCGCTTCAGGTCCATCCAC ATTCTgcgcgtcgtcgagctcgagaagaCCGAGGATATTAGGCGCCCTTACATCAAGCAGCTCGTCCAGAAGAACCTGTCTTTCCCTCTGCCCCACCGGGTTCCCAAGATCAACACCAAGAAGATCTTCAGTGCGACGCGCCCGTCCACTTTTGCTTGA